Proteins encoded in a region of the Perca fluviatilis chromosome 8, GENO_Pfluv_1.0, whole genome shotgun sequence genome:
- the LOC120563903 gene encoding phosphatidylinositol N-acetylglucosaminyltransferase subunit Y-like: MFSLSTMVGLVPIVSLFGLFYSAAVDENFPQGCTSSNNLCFYSLLLPVTIPVYVFFHLWSWIGIKLFRHN, from the coding sequence ATGTTCtccctgtccacgatggtgggGCTGGTACCAATAGTGTCGCTCTTTGGTTTGTTCTACTCTGCTGCAGTGGATGAGAACTTCCCTCAGGGCTGCACAagcagcaacaatttgtgtTTCTACAGCCTGTTGCTGCCGGTCACCATCCCTGTCTATGTATTCTTCCACCTCTGGAGCTGGATAGGGATCAAGCTTTTTAGACACAACTAG